TCCACCCCACTATCTTTTCGTCACCCCCAAGACCCAATGTGAAGGCCAAACCCTGCCAGTGgacatacattaccagtcaaaacacacacctactcattccagggtttttctttatttttactattttctacattgtagaataatagtgaacacatcaaaactatgaaataacacatatagaatcatgtagtaaccaaaaaaatataaaatagattttgatttgtttaacatttgagtcttcaaagtagccaccctttgccttgatgacagctttgcccacgcttggcattctctcaaccagattcatgaggtagtcacctggaatgctttcaattaacaggtgtgccttgttaaaagtcaatttgtggaatttcttttcttcatagtgcttttgagccaatcagttgtgttgtgacaaggtaggagtggtatacagaagatatccctatttggtaaaagatcaagtccatattatgaaagaacagctcaaataagcaaagagaaacgacagtccatcattactttaagacatgaaggtcagtcaatcaaggACTTTTTAAAGTTGcttcaggtgcagtcgcaaaaactatcaagcgctatgatgaaactggctctcatgaggaccaccacaggaaaggaagacctctgctgcagaggataagttcattagagttatcagcctgtcagttctctttggttatttgaactgtccttgccataatatggacttggtcttttaacaaaacgtttgactggtactgtacattaactGACAGAAATAGCAAATCTTCCATGTAATTAAtctcataggcctaatagtactgtaaATAAATAGGCTATTGATCATGGAAAGAAGTTgagggcgctcaaccaacgtgagtcaAAGTGCAATCAAAAAATGTTAAcattgaaaatgatttatttttttaacctttatttaactaggcaaatcagttaagaacaaattcttatttacaatgacgacctaggaacagtaggttaactgccttgttcaggagcagaatgacagatttttaccttgtcacctcggggattcaatctagcaacctttcggttactggcccaacgctctaaccactaggctacctgccgcccctgaaaAGGCACAACGCAcacataggttaggctactatggcGAGAGAGTGTTacgccttttcattttcaataagtattgattacccatttatttgtcGCTGCCTGCAAATcatcctcctaaaaggtaggttATATCCTATAAGCCTATGCAAAACGTAGCAAGTGTTGCTGTCGTCATTCttgctgcttcaagttcagtagccatacctgcGAGTTCAGGTGCGggtgtggtctcaattaaatagagtaggctatagcctatgcatgggcgTAGAAGCACAGGGAAGTTATCTGTCCAAGGAAATTTACTTCCTAAATactttactacattgcctagaaataggTCTAAATATTGATCAACCATATTTCTCAGTCTGAAAATCTTCGAACTCCTAAATGCTAGGCTAAAAATAGCTGAATagaaagtgcaagtctctccaactctgctctcttcaaactacatctagcacattggctgatatagcccagcaatacaggtagcctaatataagggccatgtgagaatctctgtTAATTTAAAGAATTTCTTAAGTTATTTTTGTgcatttgatattgcctatagggcGCAAATTTGCTGGaaccatggctggcaagtgagctgtgtcacatacgcctaaaataacattgcgggacTGCAGTTGGGTTTGGGACCAGGGAGTCAGGCAGAAAACCAGCAGGTGCGGGCGGAGTGCGATTTGAAAAGCTGTGGATGCGTTGCAGACCTCTACTTTGCACCATGACCGTAATGCCTGTAACGCTAGTGCTGTTTATTACTGtctcagtgtgaaaagtagggaattagctagggaaactgacagatcaataatgtTACATCGacatactgactaataaaaactcacattgcactgaaaaaacTTCAGAATATCAATCTTCAATTGTTTGGCTGATGGTTATCATTTGATTCAGGTttagtgtgattgaggcaaaaataatagctcaagttagccaacttttggcaagctctctctctctaatggtaCATCAACTGGTGAAAGCTAGCCAAGTGAATTCACTTCTGTTGAAatgggacaaaacaaaggctacaaaacatttccttaCAAACAACTGCTAGCCACCTCATATCGCTAtctgacagatagctagaggctagagctgacctggctgtggtagctactagctagcgtagataattcattcacctcagtcgagaggggatgaaacattagcgaACGATACATGTCAGTTACAAAACTAGCTCAGAACTGCGAATAAAAACTAGTTTCGTTTTTTTCTGTaaagttaaacagcagttacctgGCCAGCTatatcagtcaactaaagagtagtcAGTTTCTGCTCTACTTGCGTTTACAACTCGGTGAAAgaggtccacacacacactgaactatgctcaactcttgcgtgctggtccagccagccttccagaagctttgcatgaccccccatccccagtgaaagttgcacccctgtaaaaatatatgaaaaatgcATCCAAAGTTAGAAACATAGCGTGACATTTCGGTCAACGACCTTCATCAGACAGAGTAGTACCACTACTCCAGTTGTTTGAGCACGAAACCCCCTTTTCCTTCGACAAGGTAGAGTCATAATGAGATTTAATTCATATTAATGATGGGTAAGAGTAGCACCTCGTGGACGAAGATCAGATTCTGATTCTCTACATTCTCTGTCGAGAAACTAACCCTATAAGAATGGGTGTACATATCCTCTTGTCCTCATTATTCATAATGTTAACCTTTTGCATGCCCATTCATTTGAGGAAATTAAATTACTATTGAACTAAAGTGTTTTGTAGAAAGCAATCTAATGGAGAGAAAATCATTGCTTTGGGTATCTTGTTAATATACATTTTCTGCAATTTATCTTGGCAACCGGATATAAATTGTGCCTATACCCCGCTGAGCTTGGTGTGATGAAGAGCTTTGTTCAAACATAACTTAGAAATCTTAGACACTGTTTGAGTTTTATTTAATGCATATTTCATCATGTTCTTTTCAGACTGTCATTATGCACTTTCTACTGATGGAAAATGGGGGAATGTAAATTGCTAATTTACAGACTAGTTGTATAACTGTTATACATATAGCAAATGGCTCATCTATAGTTGTATAACTTCATGATAGCAAATTACAGCCAAATAGCAAATTATACTTATGATTCCCCATTCTACAGACACATTCGAATTGGTTTTCATTACCATCTTTTGCCTTATTCATCAAGTCCTTCAAAACAAACAGAATAGATGTTTAACCAGTGTTTATATCTCCATCTGTGGGTTGAGTGATTGTGTCtgtgtaaatgtatatattgtgCCATCAACTTGTTAGTGCATATGACACAACTGTGTTCAAGGCCTAGGAAATTGCAGCTGGGAAAGTCTATGTATTTTAATTTGTCCTTATTTTACCAAGTAAATTGAACTATATGGCTGCTGTCTCTTTGTAGTTGTTGGTAATTGTCATTGATTTTGTCAACAGGCTGGCCGTTTACCAACACTGTGTGTAAACTGAGTGGTCTGGTGCAGGGGATGTCTGTGGCTGCCTCAGTCTTCACCCTGGTGGCCATCGCAGTGGACAGGTTGGTATGATGGAGGGAATTTGGTTGGAGGCAATGATTCTTGTTTACTGTGTAATTTATCTCACCTGTGATTGAGGGTGCCCTACAGTGTAGAAATAGCCATTCAACCAGTTTTCAAAGTAAAAAACAGAACATTGCACTAAGTGCAaggggtgccaatatatttgaccacATTTGTATAGTGCCTTGGCACACAAAAAACAGCAAGCattcttccttttcctctctctatttccACTCTCCACAGGTTCCGCTGCATTGTGTACCCTTTTCAGCCCAAACTCACCCTCCTAGTTGCCAAGGCGACCATAGCGATGATCTGGGTTCTGGCCGTGGTAATCATGTGTCCCTCAGCAGCTGCCCTGACCGTGGAGGAGGTGGCTGATCACTACATGGTTTACAGCCAGAACTACAACATGACCTACCCCCTGTACTCCTGCTATGAGAACTTTGCTGACCCGAAGATGAGAAAGGTCTACACCACGGTTCTGTTCGCACACATCTACTTGGTGCCCCTGACTCTCATCACCGTCATGTACGGGCGCATCGGGGTGAAGCTCTACACCTCTGTGGTGTCAAGCAGAGAACCTCAGGATGCAGCACCTCCTCCCCCCCCAGCCAGGCATGAGGGGGGAAGGCCACAGATCTCCCAGAAGAAGATCAAGGTGATCAAGATGCTGATTGTGGTGGCCCTGTTGTTCATGCTGTCCTGGCTGCCGCTGTGGACTCTGATGCTGCTGACGGACTACGGAGGGCTGGGAGAGGAACAGCTGGAGCTCCTCACCGGATACATCTTTCCCTTCGCCCACTGGCTAGCCTTTTCCAACTCCTCTGTCAACCCCATCATCTACGGATACTTCAACGAGAACTTCAAGAGGGGCTTCCAGGCCGTCTGCCAGACCAACTCTTGTTGCCGCACAGGGAATAGGGGTGAGGTAACGGGAAGGGGAACTAGGGAAGGTAGAGCAAGAGGTGGGGGTAATGGTGGATTGGATGGAGGCGGACTGAGGGATCCCACAAGCAACCCCAATCCTCTCTTGTTTGGGGCAAGAAACAAAGTATACACCGACGGTAATGTGGCAGACTCTGTGCTCCTTGAGCTGGAGTTGAAGAAGAATTCTAAGGTGGGAAGCAACACAGTCCATGTTGAGGGCATGGGGACTGGGGCGAGTGGAGGAATGGGAATTGGCTATGTGATGAACAAAAAGGGGATTCTTGTTGAGGAGCCCACCAGCCCAATGGGAGTGTGTCAGGCCTGGGATCATTAGTGGGGATTGAAACCATGGAGGTGATTTCAGCATCCCTTATGAATAGAAAAGATAGGCACAGTCTTATTTAATTTTTCAGATGGTGTGGTATGTGGACTCAAGTCAACATTAAGTTAGACCACATGACAAACTTTGATCTTGGAGTCTTTCTAAGATCCCTCCAACCACTAAAAAAagacctgggcccgtatccacaaagtgtCTGAATAGAAAATTGGTCATAATAAGTGGTGAGAATAGACATCCCACTGGgcgcacactggttgaatcaacgttgtttcagcGTAATTTGTCAACGCGTTGTGCCGTGGAATCAACGTAGAAAATGcgtaggatttttttttaaagtcatcaaccagtactgtttATCAAATTTCAACCAgcgttgtaaacattgaaattagaataaaacaaacttaaatACATAGATTAAACAACCTGTTGGTCAGGTTATGTCAATCTAATTCCAACATAATCATCATGTCTACTTTAAACTGTGTTAAATTCTACATAGAAATGTTAATCTTTTTCATCCTATattcaatatacactgctcaaaaaaataaagggaacacttaaacaacacaatgtaactccaagtcaatcacacttctgtgaaatcaaactgtccgtTGAAGCagagatggagtctacaacccacacaagggctcaggtagtgcagctcatccaggatggcacatcaatgcgagctgtggcaagaaggtttgctgttctgtcagcgtagtgtccagagcatggaggcgctaccaggagcaggccagtacatcagagagacgtggaggaggccgtaggagggcaacaccagcagcaggaaccactacctccgcctttgtgcaaggaggagcaggaggagcactgccagagccctgcaaaatgacctccagcaggccacaatgtgcattgtgtctgctcaaacggtcagaaaacagactccatgaggtggttatgagggcccgacatccacaggtgggggttgtgcttacagcccaacaccgtgcaggacgtttggcatttgccagagaacaccaagattggcaaattcgccactggcgccctgtgctcttcacagatgaaagcaggttcacactgagcacgtgacagagtctggagacgcgtggagaacgttctgctgcctgcaacatcctccagcatgaccggtttggcggtgggtcagtcatggtgtggggtggcatttctttgggggccgcacagccctccatgtgctcgccagaggtagccctgactgccattaggtacccgagatgagatcctcagaccccttgtgagaccatatgctggtgcgggttGGCCCGGGTGTCCTCCTAATGCAGACGATGCTTGACCTCAttgggctggagtgtgtcagcagttcctgcaagaggaaggcattgatgctatggactggcccgccccgttccagacctgaatccaatgagcacatctgggacatatcatgtctcgctccatccaccaacgccacgttgcaccacagactgtccaggagttggcggatgctttagtccaggtctgggaggagatccctcaggagaccatccgccacctcatcaggggagatgcccaggcgttgtagggaggtcagacaggcacgtggaggccacacacacactactgagcctcattttgacttgtcttttaaggacattacatcaaagttggatcagcctgtagtgtggttttccactttaattttgagtggactccaaatccagacctccatgggttgataaatttgatttcgcattgataatttttttgtgtgatttttgttgtcaGCCACNNNNNNNNNNNNNNNNNNNNNNNNNGTccactaggaagcaacactgattgacaataaattgccacatgctgttgtgcaaatggaatagacaacaggtggaaattataggcaattagcaagacacccccaataaaggagtggttctgcaggttggtgaccacagaccacttctccagttcctatgcttcctggctgatgtttttggtcacttttgaatgctggcggtgctctcactctagtggtagcatgagatggagtctacaacccacacaagtggctcaaggtagtgcagctcatccaggatggcacatcaatgcgagctgtggcaagaaggtttgctgtgtctgtcagcgtagtgtccagagcatggaggcgctaccaggagacaggccagtacatcaggagacgtggaggaggccgtggagggcaacaaacccagcagcaggaccactacctccgcctttgtgcaaggagagcaggaggagcactgccagagccctgccaaaatgacctccagcaggccacaatgtgcatgtgtctctgctcaaaacggtcagaaacagactccatgaggtggtatgagggcccgacatccacaggtgggggttgtgcttacagcccaacaccgtgcaggacgtttggcatttgccagagaacaccaagatttggcaaattcgccactggcgccctgtgctcttcacagatgaaagcaggttcacactgagcacgtgacagagtctggagacgccgtggagaacgttctgctgcctgcaacatcctccagcatgaccggtttggcggtgggtcagtcatggtgtggggtggcatttctttgggggccgcacagccctccatgtgctcgccagagg
This portion of the Salvelinus sp. IW2-2015 linkage group LG15, ASM291031v2, whole genome shotgun sequence genome encodes:
- the LOC111975172 gene encoding neuropeptide FF receptor 1-like, producing MEVWSSEEEKGLTELEGSTGTMIALNSSSHLLLYYDAANHTNYTTTNNITYFPYYQHSLPVAASFILAYLFIFLLCMVGNVLVCLIVLGNRRMRTVTNLFILNLAVSDLLVGIFCIPTTLVDNLITGWPFTNTVCKLSGLVQGMSVAASVFTLVAIAVDRFRCIVYPFQPKLTLLVAKATIAMIWVLAVVIMCPSAAALTVEEVADHYMVYSQNYNMTYPLYSCYENFADPKMRKVYTTVLFAHIYLVPLTLITVMYGRIGVKLYTSVVSSREPQDAAPPPPPARHEGGRPQISQKKIKVIKMLIVVALLFMLSWLPLWTLMLLTDYGGLGEEQLELLTGYIFPFAHWLAFSNSSVNPIIYGYFNENFKRGFQAVCQTNSCCRTGNRGEVTGRGTREGRARGGGNGGLDGGGLRDPTSNPNPLLFGARNKVYTDGNVADSVLLELELKKNSKVGSNTVHVEGMGTGASGGMGIGYVMNKKGILVEEPTSPMGVCQAWDH